The Lolium rigidum isolate FL_2022 unplaced genomic scaffold, APGP_CSIRO_Lrig_0.1 contig_8472_1, whole genome shotgun sequence nucleotide sequence AGTCAGTAGGAAGAAAAAAAAGTTAGAGGTACTGGTGAGAGACATTCCTACTCTTTTCGATAACAGACCCAGGTAGATTCACTGTTATGTTTATCTTGGCAACAGCTACAATCAGCATAAGCTTAGCATTTTCTTTTGGTTGCATAAGAATATGGCCATATTAGAATGCTCGAAGTGGATCAACTATGCAAATATTACCACTGTGCTTCTATATTACTATCTCCATTACACTGCACAGAAAATGGAAGAAAATATCTGTTAATTACTGTGTTTTTTCTTGCATGTGCTCTAGGGTAATTTGCAGCACGAGTATAGTGGAAATGACTGCGTTCAACTAAAAGGCCACGAGGCGTGTACTGAAGTAGCTTATCTTCTTGAGTACTTGAAACTTTGCATGTTCTACTCAAAGGAAAGATTTTCTGAATTCCTAAAGTTTGGTGGGTACAGTCAAGAAGACATTCTCATCCACAAGTCTAGGGCGAGGGTGAGTAAGTATCACTATATTCTTCCTATCTCTCTCTTTAAGGTATACTTGTTCTAAGGAATGCCCCCTAAAGTATGACTCATTCTTGACTCCTTACTTGATGCAGCTTATGCAACCTTCTTTTGCACTTGTGCGTGACAAAAGATCCAAGTGCTTTCTGCTTTTCATTCGGGGCGCTATCAGTCCTAAAGAGCGTCTGACGGCAGCAGCTTCTGTTGAAGTTCCTTTTCACCATATAGTATTAAATGATGGACAGATTGACAATGTAATCTTAGGATATGCACATTGTGGAATGCTTGCTGCAGCTCGTTGGATCGCTAACCTTGCTATCCTCCCTCTTCGCGATGCAATAGGAAAATTCCCCGACTACAAAGTAAAGGTAATTTTCAGTATTTAAGTTTTTGTCTACCTTGCTAAGGAGGTGAGGAATatatttatttttgaattttagcAGTTGGAGGTTGACACATAATAAGGAAAGATTGGTCTCATAAGCTTGACAAAACAATGGCACTCCTCCCTGTAACCTTTACTGATTTTACCGTATATTATGAAGTACAATGCTACTACCAATAAGCTTATTATTGAAGTAAGCTATTTACTATTGAATTCAGAGTTAGCTTTCTAGACAGGCTGCACTGCTTTACATTGCTGCAGATTATATGCCTTTTCCGATATTCATTGTTATATTGGTACTTTTTGGTAGAACTTAATGTAAATATTGATATGCATGCATTGGCATTTATTCGTACCTTCTAAGCTAGTTCATTCATTGATGCTAGCTTACTCCTGtgtgcaaaaacaagaaaaaatagaTTTTGTGTGAATTAGTATCACTGGAACATTGTATCAGCATGTAATAAATCCTCTGCCTCTGTCACACCATGTTTACTTGTCTCAGATGATCCAGTCCAACACATTATGTATCTTTTGCGCTAGGTCATTGGGCACTCAATGGGAGCAGGCATTGGAGCAATTCTGACGTATATTCTCCGTGAGCAATATGATTTTACATCATGCACATGTCTAGCGTTTGGTCCCGGTAAGTGACTACTACATAAGCTATGCCCTTTTGTGTACTTATATGAAACTTGTTGGTTATCATTCACTAATAGTTGCCTGAACATTTCAGAACCTATCGTCTTTTCAGATAATCAGATGTTTACTATGATTTTGTGTGTGCAAACTTGTAGCTATTTTGATGTTTGTTGAATGGTGATAAAGTTTTTAGTAACAAAAACTTTCAAAAAATAGCATGCTTTAACTGTGATGGGAAGCATTGTAGCAGATATCTTTACCTTGAGAAATGTCATTACTGAACACAAAATTTAATCCAATTGTATATGACTTTATAGATTATTCTACCATCTAATCTGAGAAGTGACAACAGTATATGAAGTTTGTAAACATATCATTTATAAGTTCTGAAGTATCTTTTTGTGCTACTTAGCTGCATGTATAACTTGGGAGCTGGCGGAATCAGGCAAAGATTTCATCACATCTCTTGTCAACAGAGATGATGTGGTGCCAGCATTTTCAAAAGTTTCTATTGAGAGCCTCCGATCTGAGGTATTCTGATGGCCACTATTCTATACATCAACATACAAAAAAAGTGTAGGTTGGACCTTCGCAGACATGGACTTCATTTGCAGTTGACACGAAAACACCAAAGTACTTGGCAAGTAATAAGTTGCTATCCTGTAATTTGTTTTTGCAGGCATTCTCTAATATTCTGTATAAATTATGATAAGATTTCCCATTTTCTTGAAAATAAACCGCACATGTGCTGATATAGTGAAGCAACAAAGGTTTAacttataaaaataaaaatatgaatctCATTTTCGTTGTCATTCTGGATTACATGATTATCTTCCTTATGTCAACCTGATATAGACCAGATAACACTATTAAATCTGGAAAGTGTTGATGTTAATGAATACTGACATCCAATTTCTTGCAATTTGTTCTATTTTCAATATAGTTTTTTGTCTTCCTACTGCAGGTAATGGTATCATCGAAGCTGGATGATCTGCAGGATCAAGATCACCTTAGTTTATTTGCGAAAATAAGTCAGCATGTAGCTTTAGCAAAGTCTCACATGCTGTCCATCTCTCATCCAACGGCGAAGACTGACGAAGTTTCTTCCAGCATTTATGAGGTAACTTAAGCTCCTGCCTTTTAGTACATGTGAACCTCTAATGCGAGCATACACTAAGATAATGATGATTTTACATGGTCACTTTGTGTCTTAGAACTTTTTGAAGGAACTATAGTCTAGCACCAGTATCAGTTTTGAACCACTGGTTGTATTATATTAGTGACAGGCAGGATCCGCTGATCCTTTCTGATACCCTGTTCCAATCAGTACCAATAGCACTAGCAACAGTTGGCCTACAAAATCTCTTTTTTATTTAGCAGTTGGTACATTTAGTACCAATGCTTATCCTTTTGCTGATAATGCAAGCTTTGCAAATTCACTGTGGTGCTTGACGTAATAATTTTCCACCATGCACATTCTACTCCTGTCTTGGTTCCTTGGGGAAGTGACTCTATTTTACAAACGTACTTAATGTACTAGTGAAATGGAACTACGTAAATATATAGAATAAAGCGACTATAGTTTTATGATCAAAATCAGTTTGTGGTGTGATTCCTCTGCCCATACAGAAGATCagtgtttttttttacttttgacaATTTTGGCATTCTGTCATGCAGCCCTTGCTGAAGGAAGCACCAGAAACCACACAGCTTGAAGCAAATGAGCCGAACATTGAATGTAGTCAGCAGCAAGTAGACCTCGAGGCAAATCCAGAACATGACTTTCCAGCTACATCTGTGGAGACTTCTGAAGAAAAGATTATCCTGGTTAACAAGGAGGATGCTGCCAGTGTCACATCGGTTGCTCTTTCATACTTTCCATCGCATGGGTACACGGACAGTAACAGAGATACGGAACAAGCATCCTTTGCTAGAGAGGAAGAAGCACCGTCCCTGAAGCCGCAGAATGGTGTCGGCAAAGAAAAACAGAAAGAATGCCCGTCCGCCCCTGGCTCGCGCCAACTTTTCCCTCCTGGGAGAATCATCCATATGGTCGTGCAGCCCTCACTGGACCAGAATCCTGGCGAAGGCAGCAGCAACAAGGAGATCATCGGTATCTACGAGACGCCCAGAGAATTGTACGCAAAGATAAGGCTCGCGCCGAATATGGTAAATGAGCATTACATGCCTAGTTACATAAGCACTATGGAGTCATTGTTGGAACAGCTTAATAGCAATAACATTGTAAGTACAACATTGAATGATTTGTGAAACTGTTCTAGAACACATCCAATTCTTTTATTGCAATGAAATCAtatcattttctgtttttttattagATTGGAATTCCAAGGAGGAATCCGACCGCCTGTGATATTTTTTATCCCGGGCTCCACGGAGCCTAGAATTTGCAAAATTAAAAGAAACACAGTATTTATAAGTTTAAGAAATTGTAAAAAAAAATCCGGCAAATATGTGTAGATGTGATCTATATTTATGTGGTCAATAACCTAAGTAGTGtccagatacatccaaatttagacaaactagcGACATCCTTGTATGAACTAAGGTGGTAGTACAATCttattgataaatttcttctgagCTAAAAAAATGGTCTATATGTATAATAGGAAATAGCGCGACCCACAATTTGTTTCCTTAGCCCAGAAATAGGCATATATATTTTTAATAAATTTCACTCTTGCATCGCATAGCAAGGACCTGTTTGTACGTGAAAAATAATTCGGATTCCAAActgcaaaattcaaaatatgtttttcGATTTATTTCAAAATGATGATTCATGGAGCCCGAGATCAACTccctatgggaggaaaaccgcgGACCACGTCGGTTTGGTAGTCGCGTGGGGGAGTCCAAGCCGGACTCCTGACTTGCCTTCCGGCCGATACAAGCGGAATAGGTCCCTTCTCTCGCCGGCATATTTGCTCGCCGGCCGGAGCGGAGAGAGAGATAGAAGCCGTTCGATCGCGGGGTGACAGGAAGCGTAGAATCCGACGAAAGGATGACTGAAACCAGTGAAGCCAGCCGTGCCGCGCCCGTGAAGGACAAGGATCCGCCgccggagccgaagccggagacgCAGAAGAtgcaggtggaggaggaggtgagcTGGCGGCAGCCGCCACCTCGCTCTACCTTCGATCTCCCGCCGTACTACCAGGATCCAGATCCCGAGGCGCCGCAGTACTTCCACGACATGGCCGAGTTCTACCTGGAGGCGGCCCGCCGCCTCCCCATCGCCCAGATGCCGAGGCTCGCCTGCTACCTCTCCTTgggcggcctcctcctcggcctgaACGATCCGGTCACCAACATCATCGTTAACGCCATCTACCTCATGGGAAGCTCCAGAGCCTCCGACGCCCTGCCGGCCGGCGTCGACCCGGTGCGGCACGCCGCGGACAGGGCCTCGTACGTCCGCATCGCGCGCCAGTCCCGCGCCGCGCTCGTCGTCTTCATGACCTTCTACTTCCGCCACCTCACCCAGGCCCAGGCCAAGCGCtacctccgcgccgcccgccaCGACCTCGCTCTGGCGGTCGGCCTCGTCGAGCAGCACCGCAATGGCGGCTTCGAGCTGTCCCCGGACTGCAGCAGGACCAGGGCAGCGCTCCGTTACGCCGCCGAATCACCCATGCTGCTGCACGACCCCGACGACCTAGTGCAGCTCCTGGCATCCAGGTTCCCCTGCCACCTGCTCGACCCTGTCCTCGACGACCTCCGCCGAGGGGGACAGCTCAGCGTCGGCCGCGTCAACGACATCCTCAACTTGCTTCGGCACccatggtcgccgccgccgccgccactgccgGCCCCCACTCCCGGCACCTTCCATGACGCCGACGGGAACGTCACCATAATCGCCAACATCGGGCAGGacctcttctccaccaccaccattacaAGAGACCGTGCCGCAACTTTGAATATCAACAGAAACGGCGACTTTGTCACCACGACCACCATCTCGAGGCATCCTAGCCGCCCCGACAATGACGATTTGGCCGTCGCCGCCTATCTGACCACTGGTTCGGACACGGAGAGCAGGCTACGCTCCTTCCTGAGCAGCACCACCGCGCTTCAACTGCAACCGGATACCAACTCTCTCAAGATGTGTCTCCTCGACACCATACACGGCCTGTACATCCAGGCGCTCGCCATGCTGCCAAACGACCACCAGCCCCACCTCCTCGGCGCCATGCTGGCCGCCGGGCACTGCTACGGCGTCATGGAGGACCCCGTGTCCAACATCGTTGTCAACTCCATCTGGTACAACGCACGCTTCCCAGAAGCCCAaaccgccaacgaggaagacgaggCCACCCGTGCCGAATCATCTTCGCTCCATGGACTTATCGCCATTCTCCGCGCCGATCGCGGCGTCACCGAGCAAGAGGCGGTGGCATGCCTCCGTGACAACCGCCGCAACCTCTCTAagctgatgatgacgatgatgagctcTCTGAACCACCAATCTTTGGCTGGCGCGGCAGAGGCGGCCAAACACCCCCAGCCGGCTGCCCTCGTGGCATTCCTCACGACGTTGCTGACGTCTGAGAAACGTGATCGACTGCGCTCCTTGCTGACAAACAAAAGTGCTCTCTCCAATGCTGACTTCAAAGAACTAAACACGATGATAGCCGGCAATGACGTTGCAGCAGCACCGGTGCAAATAATGGCTGCGATTCCTGATCCGGGCCAATCGGCCTTGAACACAATGCCTGGGGCGACGGTGCCAGGGTTTGGAATACCGGGAGCGTCCATCTTCAACACGATGCCTGCCACCGCGCCGGTGCAAACAACGGTGAAGTCTTATGTTCGTACCATAGTTGCCGGCGAACCGGATCGTCCGGATCGAGGAACGGGATCGGGGAACGAGATTCGTCATGCCGGCGAACAAGGATCGGTCAGAGGTACACATCTCCGGTACGACAAATTGGATCGTGGATCGCGATCCACTTTAGTTTGGGTCGATGGAGGAGATGGAGGAGCAGAAAGAGATGGAGAAGAAGCTCTCGCTGACGCAGAAGCACGGCACCGGCGGCGAGCTCGCGTGGACGGCCTTCTTCCTGGCCTTCTTCTTGGGCGCGGCCGTGGCAGTGGGCCAAGACGGCCTTCTTCCTGGCCTTCTTCCTGTGGCAGTGGGCCAAGCTGGCGTGGGATCGTGAGTTCGTGGTCCGGCCACGAATTACATCGATCCGCTGTCGTTCCCGATCCCCGATCCGGGTCGATCGATCCGGGATCGTGGAACGCGCCACCGACCCCGAACCTGGCAACTATGGTTCGTACCAAGGTTGAAGAACTGCTTTTGGACTACGGACGTAATTATCCTCTGGTACGTGTATATTTATACAGACTCCATTTCTTATATACCTCTCAATTACTCACTGCCGTCGGTTGGCCGTTGCCGTCCTTACTAGTCTGTTCAATTTTGCTTGTTTCAGGGACCTCAGTACAAGCTTGGCGTCATCTGCGGAATGGCGTCGAAATCATGGTACTGCTTAGGCACAACATGCTACCATGTCAACTTTCTGGCGAGCACCCTTGTTGTTGTTCCAAATGACGATGCTACCACGTCACCCCCTCCAGAGTGCAAACTATTCTTCTCCGAATTCTGGACCAGAGCTGATGACGGCTTTGAACCCTCAAAGAAGCCACCCGTCTGCTGCCCGATTCAGGACTACCATGCATTCCCTGGTAAGCCAGCCATTGAACCTCTTTTCACAGCTATGATGATTACGGTAGAATTGCATCAACAACGATGCAAAGGGATTTACAGCCAGGTCTTGATTATAGATTGACATgagcatatcatgtttgttttgatTTTGTGAACAGGTCGCTGCTTCATCTGCGAGTGCGCTTTGGTACGGATTGTGCATCCCCCTTGTGGCAACTACTTCTTGCGCCAAGAGTACTCCACTGATTCTCTATGTGCCATCGCGGAGCGTCATGCAGAATTTGGTGAGTAGGGTATATGTGGTCAACACTGATCTTGGTGAGTAGGATGCAAGTGGTCGTGGAAAGGGTATATATGTTTGTGTGGTTGGCTTCTAGGCTGAGGATAGTTTCATGGTGTCGGTTGTAACGTTTGTCATAGTTGTTATCCGTGTTCTCCTCTTGAGTGGTCGGGTGTTCACCAAATGCTCTTCTAGGCTAGCTTCTTTGGGCCAAGTTGTTTGATGGAGTGTTCGCTCTCTTGAGATTGTACAAACATTCCTTTTCTATCAATGAATTGAAGCGTAATACTTTTTGCGTTTTCATCATGAAACAAATTATTAAAATACAGCGCCGAACGCGGAACAGAAAGGAGTGTTGCTCGTCCTTCAGGAGCTTGCAAATAGTTTGTAGTATCCTTGATCTTATGTTGATAATCCATTCTAAAATTATCTCAGTATCTGGTCTACTGTCGCTGAAGGCAACTTCAGTAAAACCATCTGTCAACTAGTGTATTGGTGAATTGCGATGCATGTTTTTCTTTCTCGTGCATGTTTTTTGTGCTATTTATTGCACGTGGAGGAAAATAGCTGAAGCTAAGGATTGTGTTTTTGTTCCTGGTGCTATCCTTTTTGACATGTCGTTTTTCTAAACAATGCAAAAGATTTTCCATGTTTTTATGGAGAAGAGGTTTCGGAAACATTTGCCTACACTTTTAAGGTAAAGTCTATTCTTTTAAGGTAAAGTCTATTCTCCCAGAATTACATTGCTCAAGAATTTAGCCCTGGCAAGGCTCCAAGCCTTAGCCTCAGTCTTTGATTCTAGATATGACAGCGGTCGTGATTGATGAAGTGTGACGGAAGAATCTCGCTCTTTCCAAATTTCCCAAGAGATGACCATGACAAAATAGGCTATCGCCTTTCTAGCCGTCAATCTTTGGAGAGCAAGTTTGGTCCACCAAGTGTTAATGTTGGGATCGTTGGCTGAAAGCTCCCGGGTCAAATCATGGATGCCACACAAAGGAAGGATCTCCTCCCCAATAAATGAATAGAGAACCTACACTTTTAGAGAAGACGCACCTCCGATTCTTGAACTTGGTTTGAAAGAGTGGCAATTTCCACAATTTGGCCACACTCCTTTGTAGTCTATCCGCA carries:
- the LOC124682314 gene encoding uncharacterized protein LOC124682314 — translated: MPATVAAAAAASGGALLLYLLINTCRPLPPPRAEGAAGEEEAPLLLSRAEEAARRGGDFAEDGEEAWPHSPPVSCCEAAAVAARTTRRLWELLVGRWGLHGLAFGIKRHMKRQGNLQHEYSGNDCVQLKGHEACTEVAYLLEYLKLCMFYSKERFSEFLKFGGYSQEDILIHKSRARLMQPSFALVRDKRSKCFLLFIRGAISPKERLTAAASVEVPFHHIVLNDGQIDNVILGYAHCGMLAAARWIANLAILPLRDAIGKFPDYKVKVIGHSMGAGIGAILTYILREQYDFTSCTCLAFGPAACITWELAESGKDFITSLVNRDDVVPAFSKVSIESLRSEVMVSSKLDDLQDQDHLSLFAKISQHVALAKSHMLSISHPTAKTDEVSSSIYEPLLKEAPETTQLEANEPNIECSQQQVDLEANPEHDFPATSVETSEEKIILVNKEDAASVTSVALSYFPSHGYTDSNRDTEQASFAREEEAPSLKPQNGVGKEKQKECPSAPGSRQLFPPGRIIHMVVQPSLDQNPGEGSSNKEIIGIYETPRELYAKIRLAPNMVNEHYMPSYISTMESLLEQLNSNNIVSTTLNDL
- the LOC124682310 gene encoding uncharacterized protein LOC124682310; this encodes MVRTKVEELLLDYGRNYPLGPQYKLGVICGMASKSWYCLGTTCYHVNFLASTLVVVPNDDATTSPPPECKLFFSEFWTRADDGFEPSKKPPVCCPIQDYHAFPGRCFICECALVRIVHPPCGNYFLRQEYSTDSLCAIAERHAEFGE